The Athene noctua chromosome 11, bAthNoc1.hap1.1, whole genome shotgun sequence genome has a segment encoding these proteins:
- the LOC141964546 gene encoding junctional adhesion molecule A-like isoform X2, protein MLPVFLLLLLLLLLACPGSSAAGLGVTARTLSPCYSADLRPASERLVSAVGCTVLLTIPPLKASKVVAWEHKNGLGDGVIVSYDPDRPTNTSRPYENRTRFNETDFSLQIVLQREDDGLYRFRSESEATDWFQLRVVEPLSEPEIVGNSSVKAGGNTKLVCNVLDGKADLYWWKKNGELLLGSDHIQFVDNTTLCIVKASMNDSGYYACVVRNEVSQNETSFLLHVQNAANVVLPMILACIIVGSLAGRELERLRPCCLP, encoded by the exons ATGTTGcccgtcttcctcctcctcctcctcctcctcctcctcgcctgcCCCGGCAGCTCGGCAGCCGGCCTGGGAGTCACAG CCCGCACGCTTTCTCCATGCTATTCTGCTGACCTCAGGCCGGCATCAGAGAGACTTGTCTCGGCTGTGGGCTGCACTGTGCTTCTGACGATACCGCCACTAAAGGCCAGCAAAGTTGTCGCCTGGGAACACAAAAATGGCCTGGGGGACGGTGTCATTGTCAGTTATGATCCTGATAGACCCACCAACACGTCACGTCCCTACGAGAATCGCACGAGGTTCAATGAAACGGACTTCTCACTGCAGATCGTGCTGCAGCGGGAAGATGATGGGCTGTACCGGTTCAGGTCAGAGTCAGAGGCCACGGACTGGTTCCAGCTGCGCGTTGTTG AACCGCTGTCCGAGCCAGAAATCGTGGGCAATTCATCAGTGAAGGCAGGAGGCAACACCAAACTGGTTTGCAATGTCCTGGACGGGAAGGCAGACTTGTACTGGTGGAAGAAAaatggggagctgctgctgggaagcGACCACATCCAGTTTGTTGACAACACCACCCTATGCATTGTTAAAGCGTCAATGAATGACAGCGGCTACTATGCTTGCGTGGTCCGCAACGAAGTCAGCCAGAATGAAACCTCCTTCCTGCTCCACGTCCAGA ATGCTGCGAACGTGGTGTTGCCCATGATCCTGGCGTGTATTATTGTTGGCTCGCTTGCAG
- the LOC141964546 gene encoding junctional adhesion molecule A-like isoform X1 — protein sequence MLPVFLLLLLLLLLACPGSSAAGLGVTARTLSPCYSADLRPASERLVSAVGCTVLLTIPPLKASKVVAWEHKNGLGDGVIVSYDPDRPTNTSRPYENRTRFNETDFSLQIVLQREDDGLYRFRSESEATDWFQLRVVEPLSEPEIVGNSSVKAGGNTKLVCNVLDGKADLYWWKKNGELLLGSDHIQFVDNTTLCIVKASMNDSGYYACVVRNEVSQNETSFLLHVQNAANVVLPMILACIIVGSLAGVFVWCRTRDRPCHNVCR from the exons ATGTTGcccgtcttcctcctcctcctcctcctcctcctcctcgcctgcCCCGGCAGCTCGGCAGCCGGCCTGGGAGTCACAG CCCGCACGCTTTCTCCATGCTATTCTGCTGACCTCAGGCCGGCATCAGAGAGACTTGTCTCGGCTGTGGGCTGCACTGTGCTTCTGACGATACCGCCACTAAAGGCCAGCAAAGTTGTCGCCTGGGAACACAAAAATGGCCTGGGGGACGGTGTCATTGTCAGTTATGATCCTGATAGACCCACCAACACGTCACGTCCCTACGAGAATCGCACGAGGTTCAATGAAACGGACTTCTCACTGCAGATCGTGCTGCAGCGGGAAGATGATGGGCTGTACCGGTTCAGGTCAGAGTCAGAGGCCACGGACTGGTTCCAGCTGCGCGTTGTTG AACCGCTGTCCGAGCCAGAAATCGTGGGCAATTCATCAGTGAAGGCAGGAGGCAACACCAAACTGGTTTGCAATGTCCTGGACGGGAAGGCAGACTTGTACTGGTGGAAGAAAaatggggagctgctgctgggaagcGACCACATCCAGTTTGTTGACAACACCACCCTATGCATTGTTAAAGCGTCAATGAATGACAGCGGCTACTATGCTTGCGTGGTCCGCAACGAAGTCAGCCAGAATGAAACCTCCTTCCTGCTCCACGTCCAGA ATGCTGCGAACGTGGTGTTGCCCATGATCCTGGCGTGTATTATTGTTGGCTCGCTTGCAG